Proteins from a single region of Haliaeetus albicilla chromosome Z, bHalAlb1.1, whole genome shotgun sequence:
- the TEK gene encoding angiopoietin-1 receptor isoform X1 produces MDPLAHLVLYGFSLMISGKVEAALDLILINSFPLVGNSETSLICITSKWRSRESITIDRDQEDVTNQHREPLEVNEDSKRATAKTVVWKREQASETIGAYYCEGKLKDEVTRIHTMKMPLRASFHPVALTVTANKGEHVNISFIRMAAKEEDAVIYKNGSFIHSVPRHEVPGELEVSYPQVQPQDAGVYSARYIGGNLFTSAYTRLIVRRCEAQKWGPSCSSHCPSCMNNGICHEDTGECICPPGFMGKTCEKACGANTFGKTCEETCKENYGCRNYMFCLPDPYGCSCATGWMGLECDKECKPGFYGSDCKLKCNCHNRGTCDRFKGCICSLGWHGLQCEKEGSADISPQIENLLDPVELNSGVEFKPFCIATGIPLPKSEEFKLLKQDGTVLRPALIVTSNRSEAMFTINRVQPRDTGTWVCSVQTVAGMAEKPFQVTVKVPPVPQYAPRLTDSGHNFLIININAELHLGDGPVVSTKLLYKPAKRYQSWMSVEVKGTTKRLDNLEPKTEYQFCVQLSRQGEGGEGHPGPQASFTTAALGLPPPEGLTLFPKSMTSLNLSWHPLTLRAEDDIRVEVERKSVNDNGDESSVITQVPGNMSTLIIKDLEPRQQYMCRVRVNTRSQGEWSNYLYAWTYSDRIPPAPYNIRFSNTTDTSSVISWTTAEGHSISSIIISYKIYGKAEYNHIDIIIKNTSITQYHLKGLEPNTVYQVQINAQNNIGLSNPNTSFELKTLPEAKAPYESKGGKMLLIAILGSAGMTCVTILLAFLIMLQLKRANFQRRMAQAFQNVVREEPAVQFNSGTLTLSRKAKNSPDPTIYPVLEWNDIKFQDVIGEGNFGQVLKARIKKDGLRMDAAIKRMKEYASKDDHRDFAGELEVLCKLGHHPNIINLLGACEHRGYLYLAIEYAPHGNLLDFLRKSRVLETDPAFAIANSTASTLSSQQLLHFAADVARGMDYLSQKQFIHRDLAARNILVGENYVAKIADFGLSRGQEVYVKKTMGRLPVRWMAIESLNYSVYTTNSDVWSYGVLLWEIVSLGGTPYCGMTCAELYEKLPQGYRLEKPLNCDDEVYDLMRQCWREKPYERPSFAQILVSLNRMLEERKTYVNTTLYEKFTYAGIDCSAEEAA; encoded by the exons GTAAAGTGGAAGCTGCACTGGACCTCATACTGATCAATTCATTCCCTCTAGTGGGCAACTCTGAGACATCACTTATCTGTATCACTTCCAAATGGCGTTCCCGTGAGTCTATCACAATAGACCGAGACCAAGAGGATGTGACAAACCAGCACCGGGAACCACTGGAAGTTAATGAAGATTCAAAGAGAGCGACAGCCAAAACAGTGGTGTGGAAGAGGGAACAGGCCAGTGAAACTATTGGAGCATATTACTGTGAAGGGAAACTCAAGGATGAGGTGACAAGGATACATACCATGAAGATGCCGCTGCGAG CCTCATTCCACCCAGTGGCACTAACTGTTACAGCAAATAAGGGAGAGCATGTGAATATTTCCTTCATCAGAATGGCAGCCAAAGAGGAAGATGCAGTGATCTACAAAAATG GTTCCTTCATCCACTCTGTGCCCAGGCATGAAGTGCCAGGGGAGCTGGAAGTCTCCTATCCTCAAGTTCAACCACAGGATGCAGGGGTTTACTCTGCCAGATATATAGGAGGAAACCTCTTTACTTCTGCTTACACAAGGCTTATTGTAAGAC GATGTGAAGCTCAGAAATGGGGCCCTTCCTGTAGCTCCCACTGCCCTTCCTGCATGAACAATGGCATTTGTCATGAAGATACTGGGGAATGCATCTGTCCTCCAGGTTTTATGGGAAAAACATGTGAGAAAG CTTGTGGAGCCAACACATTTGGCAAAACATGTGAAGAGACCTGTAAAGAAAACTATGGCTGCAGAAACTATATGTTCTGTCTACCAGATCCATATGGTTGTTCTTGTGCCACAGGATGGATGGGACTGGAATGTGATAAAG AATGCAAACCTGGTTTTTATGGGTCGGATTGCAAACTCAAATGTAATTGTCACAATCGAGGGACATGCGACAGATTTAAGGGCTGCATCTGCTCCCTTGGATGGCATGGTCTGCAATGTGAAAAAGAAG GTTCAGCAGATATTTCACCTCAGATAGAAAACTTACTCGATCCTGTAGAACTCAATTCTGGTGTCGAGTTCAAGCCTTTTTGTATAGCAACTGGGATACCACTTCCTAAATCTGAAGAATTTAAACTTTTGAAGCAAGATGGAACTGTCCTAAGG CCTGCCCTAATTGTTACCAGTAATCGCTCTGAAGCCATGTTTACAATTAATCGAGTCCAGCCCCGAGATACAGGAACCTGGGTCTGCAGTGTGCAGACAGTAGCAGGAATGGCAGAGAAACCATTTCAAGTTACAGTCAAAG TTCCTCCTGTGCCACAGTATGCCCCAAGACTGACAGACAGTGGACATAATTTTCTCATAATTAATATCAATGCTGAGTTACATCTTGGAGATGGACCTGTTGTGTCAACAAAGCTCCTGTACAAGCCAGCAAAACGTTATCAGTCCTGGATGTCTGTGGAAG TAAAAGGCACAACCAAAAGACTGGACAATCTGGAACCAAAAACAGAGTATCAGTTCTGTGTTCAGCTGAGTCGGCAAGGGGAAGGTGGGGAAGGCCATCCTGGACCACAGGCTAGCTTCACCACAGCTGCGCTTG GTCTTCCTCCACCAGAAGGTCTCACTCTCTTTCCAAAAAGTATGACTTCACTGAATTTGTCATGGCATCCTTTAACACTGAGAGCAGAGGATGACATTCGTGTTGAAGTGGAAAGGAAGAGCGTAAACGACAATGGTGACGAGAGCAGCGTTATTACTCAAGTGCCAGGAAATATGTCCACCCTGATCATTAAAGATCTTGAGCCTAGACAGCAATACATGTGCAGGGTACGGGTGAACACCAGGTCCCAAGGAGAATGGAGCAACTATCTGTATGCATGGACTTACAGTGACA gaaTCCCTCCTGCACCGTACAACATCAGGTTTTCTAACACCACAGACACATCCTCAGTCATCTCTTGGACAACCGCTGAGGGTCATTCCATCTCCTCCATCATCATCAGCTACAAAATTTATGGCAAGGCTGAGTACAACCACATTGATATTATCATAAAGAACACCAGCATTACTCAATACCATCTCAAGGGCCTTGAGCCAAACACTGTGTACCAGGTTCAGATTAATGCTCAGAACAACATTGGCCTGAGCAACCCAAACACATCATTTGAACTGAAGACTCTTCCAGAAGCTAAAG CTCCATATGAATCAAAAGGAGGCAAAATGCTGCTTATTGCTATACTTGGCTCTGCAGGGATGACCTGTGTAACAATTCTCCTGGCCTTTCTCATCATGCTGCAGTTAAAGCGAGCCAACTTCCAGCGCCGAATGGCTCAGGCTTTCCAAAATGTGGTG AGGGAAGAACCAGCTGTACAGTTTAACTCAGGTACTCTCACCCTgagcaggaaagcaaaaaacagCCCAGATCCCACTATTTATCCAGTTCTTGAGTGGAATGACATAAAATTTCAAGATGTGATTGGGGAAGGTAACTTTGGGCAAGTCCTGAAAGCACGCATTAAGAAAGATGGCTTACGCATGGATGCTGCAATTAAAAGGATGAAAG AGTATGCCTCAAAAGATGATCACAGAGACTTTGCTGGAGAACTTGAAGTTCTTTGTAAACTTGGTCATCATCCCAATATCATAAATCTGTTGGGAGCATGTGAACATCGGG GATATCTTTATCTTGCTATTGAATACGCCCCACATGGAAATTTACTGGACTTCCTTCGGAAAAGCAGAGTGCTAGAGACAGACCCAGCATTCGCTATTGCCAACAGTACTGCATCTACACTTTCCTCTCAGCaacttctgcattttgcagcagaCGTGGCTAGAGGGATGGACTACTTGAGCCAGAAACAG tttatTCATCGAGATTTGGCAGCAAGAAACATCTTGGTTGGAGAAAATTATGTTGCAAAAATAGCCGACTTCGGCTTATCAAGAGGCCAAGAAGTTTACGTTAAGAAGACCATG GGACGGCTTCCAGTGCGATGGATGGCAATTGAATCTTTGAATTACAGTGTTTACACCACAAACAGTGATGT ATGGTCATACGGTGTCCTATTATGGGAAATTGTTAGTTTAG GTGGAACACCGTATTGTGGAATGACATGTGCAGAACTCTACGAAAAACTGCCTCAAGGGTACAGACTGGAAAAGCCTCTCAACTGTGATGATGAAGT gtatgATCTAATGAGACAGTGCTGGAGAGAGAAACCATATGAAAGACCATCATTTGCTCAGATACTGGTGTCACTGAACAGGATGTTAGAAGAAAGGAAG ACCTATGTGAATACTACCCTATATGAGAAGTTTACTTACGCAGGCATTGATTGCTCCGCTGAAGAAGCTGCTTAA
- the TEK gene encoding angiopoietin-1 receptor isoform X2, translated as MKMPLRASFHPVALTVTANKGEHVNISFIRMAAKEEDAVIYKNGSFIHSVPRHEVPGELEVSYPQVQPQDAGVYSARYIGGNLFTSAYTRLIVRRCEAQKWGPSCSSHCPSCMNNGICHEDTGECICPPGFMGKTCEKACGANTFGKTCEETCKENYGCRNYMFCLPDPYGCSCATGWMGLECDKECKPGFYGSDCKLKCNCHNRGTCDRFKGCICSLGWHGLQCEKEGSADISPQIENLLDPVELNSGVEFKPFCIATGIPLPKSEEFKLLKQDGTVLRPALIVTSNRSEAMFTINRVQPRDTGTWVCSVQTVAGMAEKPFQVTVKVPPVPQYAPRLTDSGHNFLIININAELHLGDGPVVSTKLLYKPAKRYQSWMSVEVKGTTKRLDNLEPKTEYQFCVQLSRQGEGGEGHPGPQASFTTAALGLPPPEGLTLFPKSMTSLNLSWHPLTLRAEDDIRVEVERKSVNDNGDESSVITQVPGNMSTLIIKDLEPRQQYMCRVRVNTRSQGEWSNYLYAWTYSDRIPPAPYNIRFSNTTDTSSVISWTTAEGHSISSIIISYKIYGKAEYNHIDIIIKNTSITQYHLKGLEPNTVYQVQINAQNNIGLSNPNTSFELKTLPEAKAPYESKGGKMLLIAILGSAGMTCVTILLAFLIMLQLKRANFQRRMAQAFQNVVREEPAVQFNSGTLTLSRKAKNSPDPTIYPVLEWNDIKFQDVIGEGNFGQVLKARIKKDGLRMDAAIKRMKEYASKDDHRDFAGELEVLCKLGHHPNIINLLGACEHRGYLYLAIEYAPHGNLLDFLRKSRVLETDPAFAIANSTASTLSSQQLLHFAADVARGMDYLSQKQFIHRDLAARNILVGENYVAKIADFGLSRGQEVYVKKTMGRLPVRWMAIESLNYSVYTTNSDVWSYGVLLWEIVSLGGTPYCGMTCAELYEKLPQGYRLEKPLNCDDEVYDLMRQCWREKPYERPSFAQILVSLNRMLEERKTYVNTTLYEKFTYAGIDCSAEEAA; from the exons ATGAAGATGCCGCTGCGAG CCTCATTCCACCCAGTGGCACTAACTGTTACAGCAAATAAGGGAGAGCATGTGAATATTTCCTTCATCAGAATGGCAGCCAAAGAGGAAGATGCAGTGATCTACAAAAATG GTTCCTTCATCCACTCTGTGCCCAGGCATGAAGTGCCAGGGGAGCTGGAAGTCTCCTATCCTCAAGTTCAACCACAGGATGCAGGGGTTTACTCTGCCAGATATATAGGAGGAAACCTCTTTACTTCTGCTTACACAAGGCTTATTGTAAGAC GATGTGAAGCTCAGAAATGGGGCCCTTCCTGTAGCTCCCACTGCCCTTCCTGCATGAACAATGGCATTTGTCATGAAGATACTGGGGAATGCATCTGTCCTCCAGGTTTTATGGGAAAAACATGTGAGAAAG CTTGTGGAGCCAACACATTTGGCAAAACATGTGAAGAGACCTGTAAAGAAAACTATGGCTGCAGAAACTATATGTTCTGTCTACCAGATCCATATGGTTGTTCTTGTGCCACAGGATGGATGGGACTGGAATGTGATAAAG AATGCAAACCTGGTTTTTATGGGTCGGATTGCAAACTCAAATGTAATTGTCACAATCGAGGGACATGCGACAGATTTAAGGGCTGCATCTGCTCCCTTGGATGGCATGGTCTGCAATGTGAAAAAGAAG GTTCAGCAGATATTTCACCTCAGATAGAAAACTTACTCGATCCTGTAGAACTCAATTCTGGTGTCGAGTTCAAGCCTTTTTGTATAGCAACTGGGATACCACTTCCTAAATCTGAAGAATTTAAACTTTTGAAGCAAGATGGAACTGTCCTAAGG CCTGCCCTAATTGTTACCAGTAATCGCTCTGAAGCCATGTTTACAATTAATCGAGTCCAGCCCCGAGATACAGGAACCTGGGTCTGCAGTGTGCAGACAGTAGCAGGAATGGCAGAGAAACCATTTCAAGTTACAGTCAAAG TTCCTCCTGTGCCACAGTATGCCCCAAGACTGACAGACAGTGGACATAATTTTCTCATAATTAATATCAATGCTGAGTTACATCTTGGAGATGGACCTGTTGTGTCAACAAAGCTCCTGTACAAGCCAGCAAAACGTTATCAGTCCTGGATGTCTGTGGAAG TAAAAGGCACAACCAAAAGACTGGACAATCTGGAACCAAAAACAGAGTATCAGTTCTGTGTTCAGCTGAGTCGGCAAGGGGAAGGTGGGGAAGGCCATCCTGGACCACAGGCTAGCTTCACCACAGCTGCGCTTG GTCTTCCTCCACCAGAAGGTCTCACTCTCTTTCCAAAAAGTATGACTTCACTGAATTTGTCATGGCATCCTTTAACACTGAGAGCAGAGGATGACATTCGTGTTGAAGTGGAAAGGAAGAGCGTAAACGACAATGGTGACGAGAGCAGCGTTATTACTCAAGTGCCAGGAAATATGTCCACCCTGATCATTAAAGATCTTGAGCCTAGACAGCAATACATGTGCAGGGTACGGGTGAACACCAGGTCCCAAGGAGAATGGAGCAACTATCTGTATGCATGGACTTACAGTGACA gaaTCCCTCCTGCACCGTACAACATCAGGTTTTCTAACACCACAGACACATCCTCAGTCATCTCTTGGACAACCGCTGAGGGTCATTCCATCTCCTCCATCATCATCAGCTACAAAATTTATGGCAAGGCTGAGTACAACCACATTGATATTATCATAAAGAACACCAGCATTACTCAATACCATCTCAAGGGCCTTGAGCCAAACACTGTGTACCAGGTTCAGATTAATGCTCAGAACAACATTGGCCTGAGCAACCCAAACACATCATTTGAACTGAAGACTCTTCCAGAAGCTAAAG CTCCATATGAATCAAAAGGAGGCAAAATGCTGCTTATTGCTATACTTGGCTCTGCAGGGATGACCTGTGTAACAATTCTCCTGGCCTTTCTCATCATGCTGCAGTTAAAGCGAGCCAACTTCCAGCGCCGAATGGCTCAGGCTTTCCAAAATGTGGTG AGGGAAGAACCAGCTGTACAGTTTAACTCAGGTACTCTCACCCTgagcaggaaagcaaaaaacagCCCAGATCCCACTATTTATCCAGTTCTTGAGTGGAATGACATAAAATTTCAAGATGTGATTGGGGAAGGTAACTTTGGGCAAGTCCTGAAAGCACGCATTAAGAAAGATGGCTTACGCATGGATGCTGCAATTAAAAGGATGAAAG AGTATGCCTCAAAAGATGATCACAGAGACTTTGCTGGAGAACTTGAAGTTCTTTGTAAACTTGGTCATCATCCCAATATCATAAATCTGTTGGGAGCATGTGAACATCGGG GATATCTTTATCTTGCTATTGAATACGCCCCACATGGAAATTTACTGGACTTCCTTCGGAAAAGCAGAGTGCTAGAGACAGACCCAGCATTCGCTATTGCCAACAGTACTGCATCTACACTTTCCTCTCAGCaacttctgcattttgcagcagaCGTGGCTAGAGGGATGGACTACTTGAGCCAGAAACAG tttatTCATCGAGATTTGGCAGCAAGAAACATCTTGGTTGGAGAAAATTATGTTGCAAAAATAGCCGACTTCGGCTTATCAAGAGGCCAAGAAGTTTACGTTAAGAAGACCATG GGACGGCTTCCAGTGCGATGGATGGCAATTGAATCTTTGAATTACAGTGTTTACACCACAAACAGTGATGT ATGGTCATACGGTGTCCTATTATGGGAAATTGTTAGTTTAG GTGGAACACCGTATTGTGGAATGACATGTGCAGAACTCTACGAAAAACTGCCTCAAGGGTACAGACTGGAAAAGCCTCTCAACTGTGATGATGAAGT gtatgATCTAATGAGACAGTGCTGGAGAGAGAAACCATATGAAAGACCATCATTTGCTCAGATACTGGTGTCACTGAACAGGATGTTAGAAGAAAGGAAG ACCTATGTGAATACTACCCTATATGAGAAGTTTACTTACGCAGGCATTGATTGCTCCGCTGAAGAAGCTGCTTAA